GCTATTTTATTTGCTGGACAGGCACCTCATATGTCAGCTGATGCACATTATAAATTTGTGCCGAATCGTAATTTTTACTACTTAACGGGAATCGATGAGCCGAATGTTATTTTCATGTTAAAAAAGTTTGGAAATAGTGTAGAAGAGACTCTTTTCATTGAAAAATCAGATCCAGTACTTGAAAAGTGGGTTGGAAAAACAGTTTCTAAAGAAGAAGCAGAGAAATTATCAGGTATAAAGAAAGTGGTGTATTTAGATAGCTTTGAAAAGACGATGACGAATACACTTTTCGCAGAAAATGTGAAACACGTGAATTTAGACTTGGAACTTCGTGAGTGGAACGGTACTGAGACGAAAACATTAGCGTTTGCTAAACATGTAAGAGAACAGTACCCGCACATAACAATTGGGAATGTATACCCAAACATTTGTGAATTACGAGTGTTTAAAACAGAGGAAGAAATTGAAATCATTAAAGAAGCGATAGCTGTTACTAAAGAGGGCATTTATAACGTGCTGAAGCATGCAAAAGCAGATGTGATGGAATATGAATTAGAAGCTCATTTTGATTTTACGCTTAAATCATCTGGAATTAAACATCATGCGTTTAATACAATTTTGGCGAGCGGTAAAAATGCTACAGTCCTTCATTATGAAGATAATGATGCACAAATTCAAAATGGTGATTTAGTACTGCTCGATTTAGGTGCTCAAAAAGATTACTACAACGCTGATATTAGTTACACATTCCCAGCTAGTGGAACATTCTCTAGTCGCCAAAAACAAATATATAATATCGTGTTAAAAGCATTGAAAGAAACAACTGAACTTATTAAGCCAGGATTAAAGTTTGCTGCATTAAATGAGCATACAAAAAAAGTACTGGCAGAAGAGTGTAAAGCTATTGGTTTAATTCAAGAAGATGAGGAACTATCTAAATATTATTATCACGGCGTGAGTCATTTCCTAGGTTTAGATACTCACGATGTAGGAACATACAAAGAGAGAGTATTAGAAGAAGGTATGGTTATTACGATTGAACCAGGTTTATATATTGAAGAAGAATCAATTGGGATTCGTATTGAAGATGATATTCTTGTAACAAAAGATGGGTTTGAAAACTTGTCAAAAGATATCGTTAGATCAGTTGAAGAGATTGAAGAGTTTATGAGTGAAAATAATGTAAATGTAAAAGAAGATGAAGTTGTTACGAAATAATAATTAGAAGAGGCGCTCAATTTTGGGCGCCTTTTTATTTTGCTCATTTTATATCTCCATATTTTCTTGAAAATTGTCTTCTATAATAATCTTGAAAAAGAAAAAGGAGGGATTTACCATGAAGAGATTTGTATTAACAGCAGTTACAGTCTCCGTAATATCTTTAATTGCTGCATGTTCTGCGACCACAAATACAACAAATGATCATAAAAATATGAACGACAAAACAACAACACAGACTGAAACGGCTACAAAACCATTGAAAGTTGTAAAAGGGCCAGCAGTTACTTTAGTAGCGAAAGAAGAAAAACAAAAGCTAAGTAGCGGTGTTATTGTTCCAGTCTGGACATTTAATGGTTCATCTCCTGGTCCAGAAATCAGGGTGAAAAAAGGTGAAAAGGTTAAAGTGACATTAAAAAATGAATTATCTGCACCAGTATCTATTCATTGGCATGGATATCCTGTCCCAAATAACATGGATGGAATTCCGGGTGTGACACAAGATGCGGTTGAATCTGGAAAAAGTTTCACCTATGAATTTGAAGCGAACGTACCAGGAACGTATTGGTATCATTCACATCAAGATTCTGTAAATCAACTAGATAGAGGTTTGTATGGTGCTCTTATTGTAGAGGATACAAATGAAAAGTATGATAAAGATTACACATTAATGTTAGATGAATGGGTAACAGATAAAGAAGAAATTAATAAGCAGTTAAAAGAAATGACAAAAGGGCAAACAGAAAAAGTAGATGGTAATAAATCTAAGGATAATGAAAATACGAAAAAGAATGATGATATGAAAGGCATGGATCATGGAAATATGAAGATGGAAGGTCATGATATGAGTATGTATGACTTATTCACAATCAATGGTAAAAGCGGAGATTTAGTAGAGACATTAAAAGTGGATAAGGGCGATAAAGTTCGTCTTCGATTCGTTAATGCTGGTTATCTATCACATGATATACACGTTCACGGTCATGATATAAAAGTAATTGCGACAGATGGCCAACCAATAAATGATCCAAAAGTTATAAAGGATAAAGTAATTTCAATAGCACCGGGTGAACGGTATGATATTGAATTTACTGCTAATAATCCTGGGAAATGGTATGTTGAAGACCATTCAGAAAATAAAGGTGCAAAAGGAATGAAAGCTGTTATTGAATATGATGGTAGCAAAGAGATGAAAGATAAAGCAGATGAAAAAGAAAATTTACCGAAATTAGATATGACGAAATATGGTGCTAAAAAATTAGGTAGTTTCACGTCAAATCAACAGTATACTGCCACATATAATATGGACTTGAATACGCAAATGAATGGAAATGAAATGGTATATACAATTAACGGAAAGGTATTCCCAGATATTGACCCAATTCCAGTGAAAAAGGGTGACTTAGTAAAAGTAAAATTAGTAAATCGCTCTAAAGCGGACGATCATCCGATGCATTTACACGGCCATTTCTTCCAAGTGTTAAGTAAAGATGGAAAACCGATAGAAGGTTCTCCAATTGTTAAAGACACTTTGAACTTAAAACCAGGAGAAGAATATGAAGTAGCCTTTGTAGCAGACAATCCGGGTGAATGGATGTTCCACTGTCATGATTTACACCATGCTTCAGCAGGAATGGTAACAGAAGTGAAATATACAGATTACAAATCTGATTATGTTCCAAACCCTAACATTCCTAATCAGCCAGAATAATATGAAGCAGTTATCCTATGGATAGCTGCTTATTCATTTTCGTTGCAAGTGTTAATGCATATGTTGATCGTGCCCGGATGAAGATGGGGGAGTATGATCTGGAAATGTCACGAATACAGTAAGAACAATTACTACGCTAATGGAAAGTACTAATAAAAACCGGCGGTGGATATAAGTAGAAAAGGTTTCTGATAAAAGCTGAATCATACATGACATAGTTATCGTTATAGTAAGTAAAAGACTAATAAACAGAATACTATGTGCTTGTTGAGCGTTTAACATTTCTGTAATCATAGCTCCCATCATACTTGCCATTAAACTAGAGAACATTCCTTCTAAGGCAGTGTACAGGTGAAAACGTAGACCGACTAAAAAACCGATACAACCACTAATCAAAATAGCAAGCAAAGTAGAATATAGTAATTCTCCTTTAAAGAGAATACCTAAATAAAAACCGATACTTAAACCGATACTCATACTAAAAGACATAATAAATACCATATACTCCATTAGGGTACCCTTACGTTTAGAAATATATGATGTGATAATAATCGAGATACAACAAAGTGTTAAGGCAGTTAACGTATAAGCAAACATCATGATACCTCCCTGTCCTATCATTCACTTCATCATATGTTCAAATGGAGAGTACTTATGCTAATATATATCTGCAAATTATCTGCACAATTTAAAAAAGGTAAGTTCAATATAATTTTTAAATAATGATGGTTATCTTAGTAGACGATGCTTCATAAGGAATTGTTGTATTTTAAATTTTATAGAATATATGAAAGCAAATAGTGGTGAATGGAAAGGACGCTCGATGTTGGGGTGTTTTTTTTTGTTTGTGAGCATGGGAAAGAAAGTGTTATATAATGAGTTTCTATTGTGAACACATAAAGAATAAGCGTATAATATTATAGGTCTCCCATTTGTGAGACAAACCGCGAATGATAAATAAGATTGTTGTATTATCATCGCTTCTAAACATATAGACAATGAAAGTAACACTGGAATACAGATAGGGAGTTATAAAATGAAATTAATTATTGCCGAGAAACCAGATCAAGGTTTGGCTCTTGTTTCACAGTTTAAATATCGCCGGAAAGATGGGTATTTAGAAGTAGAAGCAAATGAGTTATTTCCAAATGGAGCGTACTGTACATGGGCAATTGGTCATTTGACGCAGTTATGTAATCCAGAACATTATCACGCAGAGTGGAAAAAATGGTCATTAAATACATTACCGATGATTCCAGAGCGTTTTCAGTTTGAGGTAACAAAGTCAAAGTATAAGCAATTTAACGTTGTGAAACAGCTGTTACATAATCCTCAGGTAACAGAAATTATTCACGCGGGCGATGCTGGGCGTGAAGGGGAACTGATCGTACGAAACATTATTAATCTTTGCAACGTGCAAAAGCCAATGAAGCGTCTTTGGATTTCATCTTTGACGAAACAAGCTATTTATCAAGGATTTAAAAACTTACTAGATGAAGCAGATACGATTAATACGTATTACGAAGCATATACAAGATCTTGCGCTGACTGGGTCGTTGGTATGAATGCATCGCGTGTCTTTAGCATTTTGCTAAAGAAAAAGGGAATGAACGATGTATTTTCCGCTGGTCGTGTACAAACGCCAACATTAGCACTCATTGTAAAGCGTG
This Bacillus mycoides DNA region includes the following protein-coding sequences:
- a CDS encoding aminopeptidase P family protein — translated: MKSTFFAQNRERLVKTLPDESIAILFAGQAPHMSADAHYKFVPNRNFYYLTGIDEPNVIFMLKKFGNSVEETLFIEKSDPVLEKWVGKTVSKEEAEKLSGIKKVVYLDSFEKTMTNTLFAENVKHVNLDLELREWNGTETKTLAFAKHVREQYPHITIGNVYPNICELRVFKTEEEIEIIKEAIAVTKEGIYNVLKHAKADVMEYELEAHFDFTLKSSGIKHHAFNTILASGKNATVLHYEDNDAQIQNGDLVLLDLGAQKDYYNADISYTFPASGTFSSRQKQIYNIVLKALKETTELIKPGLKFAALNEHTKKVLAEECKAIGLIQEDEELSKYYYHGVSHFLGLDTHDVGTYKERVLEEGMVITIEPGLYIEEESIGIRIEDDILVTKDGFENLSKDIVRSVEEIEEFMSENNVNVKEDEVVTK
- a CDS encoding multicopper oxidase family protein, whose product is MKRFVLTAVTVSVISLIAACSATTNTTNDHKNMNDKTTTQTETATKPLKVVKGPAVTLVAKEEKQKLSSGVIVPVWTFNGSSPGPEIRVKKGEKVKVTLKNELSAPVSIHWHGYPVPNNMDGIPGVTQDAVESGKSFTYEFEANVPGTYWYHSHQDSVNQLDRGLYGALIVEDTNEKYDKDYTLMLDEWVTDKEEINKQLKEMTKGQTEKVDGNKSKDNENTKKNDDMKGMDHGNMKMEGHDMSMYDLFTINGKSGDLVETLKVDKGDKVRLRFVNAGYLSHDIHVHGHDIKVIATDGQPINDPKVIKDKVISIAPGERYDIEFTANNPGKWYVEDHSENKGAKGMKAVIEYDGSKEMKDKADEKENLPKLDMTKYGAKKLGSFTSNQQYTATYNMDLNTQMNGNEMVYTINGKVFPDIDPIPVKKGDLVKVKLVNRSKADDHPMHLHGHFFQVLSKDGKPIEGSPIVKDTLNLKPGEEYEVAFVADNPGEWMFHCHDLHHASAGMVTEVKYTDYKSDYVPNPNIPNQPE